In one window of Haloarcula halophila DNA:
- a CDS encoding halocyanin, with translation MSALGAAGVAAAQGTGGDASVGGSGLYVTAAALVLTGLAIGAVYLLSWRDRPEPTFAPAKQTEERVPPKRDTGPMYESNVDTGETESVDHDAFDPIGTGTILVIYFLVITLAWLFMYFVEFLDNGPTVVG, from the coding sequence GTGAGCGCACTCGGGGCCGCTGGCGTCGCAGCCGCGCAGGGGACGGGTGGCGACGCCTCGGTCGGCGGCTCGGGACTCTACGTGACGGCGGCGGCGCTTGTGCTCACAGGGCTCGCTATCGGGGCGGTCTACCTGCTCAGCTGGCGTGACAGACCGGAACCGACGTTCGCTCCGGCGAAGCAGACGGAAGAGCGTGTGCCCCCCAAGCGGGACACCGGACCAATGTACGAGTCCAACGTCGACACGGGTGAGACGGAGTCGGTCGACCACGACGCCTTCGACCCCATCGGGACCGGAACGATACTGGTCATCTACTTCCTCGTCATCACGCTCGCGTGGCTGTTCATGTACTTCGTCGAGTTCCTCGACAACGGGCCGACGGTGGTGGGCTGA
- a CDS encoding cytochrome d ubiquinol oxidase subunit II, whose protein sequence is MTSVESLAAGPLFGLPLPELWFVLVFTMLATFLFLDGFDFGAGAIFALLETDDERETVLAAIGPFWDGNEVWLVVFGGALFAAFPPAYAGLFSRHYLLMFGILGTLILRGLAPEMYEQRHDSQWQRWWGRAFVTGSVLAPFLLGAFAGNWLVGSGRSLTLVGLVVGVTVTLLTVVSGAAFLQLKGRERLPEAVTTYGTAATVGYLLAVVVTLGVLAVRLPGGLEALLDPAIVALVVASIGLAAGYVVALGREQSLLALGAAAVLTYGLVAVVAILMYPAIDPATGATVRGTIVSTLPLNLMTIGASLLLPLVAIYFVVLYSAFSGPITPEEAY, encoded by the coding sequence ATGACTAGCGTCGAGTCTCTCGCAGCCGGGCCGCTCTTTGGCCTCCCACTACCGGAGCTGTGGTTCGTCCTCGTATTTACGATGCTGGCCACGTTTCTCTTTCTGGACGGCTTCGACTTCGGGGCCGGCGCGATATTCGCGCTGCTGGAGACGGACGACGAGCGCGAGACGGTGCTGGCGGCCATCGGCCCGTTCTGGGACGGCAATGAGGTGTGGCTGGTCGTCTTCGGCGGGGCGCTGTTCGCCGCGTTCCCGCCGGCCTACGCCGGCCTGTTCAGCCGCCACTACCTGCTGATGTTCGGTATTCTGGGCACGCTCATCCTCCGTGGACTCGCCCCGGAAATGTACGAGCAGCGCCACGACAGCCAGTGGCAGCGTTGGTGGGGGCGGGCGTTCGTCACCGGTAGCGTCCTCGCGCCGTTCCTGCTCGGTGCCTTCGCCGGCAACTGGCTCGTCGGCAGTGGTCGGTCGCTGACACTCGTCGGTCTCGTCGTTGGCGTCACGGTGACGCTGTTGACCGTCGTCTCAGGGGCGGCGTTCCTGCAACTCAAGGGCCGCGAGCGACTGCCCGAGGCAGTGACGACCTACGGGACGGCGGCGACGGTGGGGTACCTACTCGCCGTCGTCGTCACGCTTGGCGTTCTCGCCGTACGGTTGCCTGGCGGCCTCGAAGCGCTGCTGGACCCCGCTATTGTCGCCCTCGTCGTGGCCTCTATCGGGCTGGCGGCGGGGTACGTCGTGGCACTGGGGCGTGAACAGAGCCTGCTGGCGCTCGGGGCGGCAGCGGTGCTGACCTACGGGCTCGTCGCCGTCGTCGCTATACTGATGTACCCCGCTATCGACCCCGCGACGGGAGCGACGGTCCGGGGTACCATCGTCTCGACGCTGCCGCTGAATCTGATGACCATCGGCGCGTCGCTGCTGTTGCCGCTGGTGGCCATCTACTTCGTGGTGCTGTACTCGGCCTTCAGCGGCCCCATCACGCCCGAGGAGGCGTATTGA
- a CDS encoding cytochrome ubiquinol oxidase subunit I — translation MIDPVIASRLQFAVTTIVHIIFPVMSMGLAPFLIYFTWKDIRTDEPIYEQLRRFWTKIFAISFVVGTVTGIVLEFEFGTNFAAFSTAAGELFGGPLAVEGMMAFMLEATFLGVFVFGRDRVGDKLYFVSSIAVGLGTWLSAVWILIANSWMQTPRGYELVTENGQTIVHLTDPIAAYLNPRFGYMYVHMQNAAVESVALFMAGVGAYYVFRHHVWGYPVENVNFWEATLKIGLVALLITAPLQVLHGDMYGRHVAETQPQKFAAMEAVWETESYVPEYIVAVPTSVDGFTDPRAKELFGIGIPGGASWLASGGDPTAEIRGLNDFETEAPPVAIVFWAFRAMVGLGFWFILLALWGGYRWYKGQLLEDGLLHKALMGSSLLGIVAVELGWIVTEVGRQPWVIQDVMRTSAGVSPGLTGTEATITLVGFVGVYTTLLGLYSYVVWRIIRNGPPGGDQLRVNREESPTTGPETPAPGVADDD, via the coding sequence ATGATCGACCCAGTAATCGCGAGTCGGCTCCAGTTCGCAGTCACGACGATCGTCCACATCATCTTCCCCGTGATGAGCATGGGCCTGGCCCCGTTTCTCATCTACTTCACGTGGAAGGACATCCGGACTGACGAGCCGATATACGAACAGTTGCGTCGCTTCTGGACCAAGATATTCGCCATCTCGTTCGTCGTCGGCACCGTCACGGGTATCGTCCTCGAGTTCGAGTTCGGGACGAACTTCGCAGCTTTCTCGACGGCCGCCGGCGAACTGTTCGGCGGGCCACTGGCCGTCGAGGGGATGATGGCGTTCATGCTGGAGGCGACCTTCCTCGGTGTGTTCGTCTTCGGCCGGGACCGTGTCGGCGACAAACTCTACTTCGTCTCCAGTATCGCTGTCGGCCTCGGGACGTGGTTGTCGGCGGTGTGGATTCTCATCGCCAACTCGTGGATGCAGACCCCGCGTGGCTACGAACTGGTTACGGAGAACGGCCAGACCATCGTCCACCTCACCGACCCGATAGCTGCGTATCTCAACCCCCGCTTTGGTTATATGTACGTCCACATGCAGAACGCGGCCGTCGAGTCGGTCGCACTGTTCATGGCCGGCGTCGGGGCCTACTACGTGTTCCGGCACCACGTCTGGGGCTACCCCGTCGAGAACGTGAACTTCTGGGAGGCAACGCTGAAGATTGGTCTCGTGGCCTTGCTCATCACCGCGCCGCTGCAGGTCCTCCACGGCGACATGTACGGCCGCCACGTCGCCGAGACCCAGCCACAGAAGTTCGCAGCGATGGAGGCCGTCTGGGAAACCGAATCATACGTCCCCGAATACATCGTCGCTGTGCCGACGAGTGTCGACGGCTTCACCGACCCGAGAGCGAAGGAGCTGTTCGGTATCGGGATACCGGGCGGTGCCTCGTGGCTGGCCAGCGGGGGTGATCCGACGGCCGAAATACGCGGCTTGAACGACTTCGAGACCGAAGCCCCACCCGTCGCCATCGTGTTCTGGGCGTTCCGCGCGATGGTCGGGCTCGGCTTCTGGTTCATCCTGCTGGCGCTCTGGGGCGGCTACCGCTGGTACAAGGGACAGCTGCTGGAGGACGGCCTCTTGCATAAGGCGTTGATGGGGTCGTCGCTGCTCGGTATCGTCGCCGTCGAACTCGGCTGGATAGTGACGGAGGTCGGCCGCCAACCGTGGGTCATCCAGGACGTGATGCGCACCAGTGCGGGCGTCTCGCCGGGGCTGACCGGCACCGAGGCGACCATCACACTCGTCGGGTTCGTGGGCGTCTATACGACGCTACTGGGGCTGTACAGCTACGTCGTCTGGCGCATCATCCGCAACGGGCCGCCGGGCGGCGACCAGCTCCGGGTGAACCGCGAGGAGTCGCCGACGACGGGACCGGAGACGCCGGCACCGGGGGTGGCCGACGATGACTAG
- a CDS encoding b(o/a)3-type cytochrome-c oxidase subunit 1 gives MAHPHKSERPQTYEADETQLKDRLAFIDRYPNAARITRLSLSVSFTALAIGAILGIIQALHRTNVFRGLISSADYYSVLTGHGVLLALFFTIFFLTGIFTWGTSNSLGRKLSSPRFSLAWFLLMLSGAVMTSTAIFGGLVGQIPFSADVLYTFYAPLQAHPLFYAGLATWLAGTWLAGVDWFRTYYQWRQDNPGERIPLQMFMIMTTMLMWYIATLGVAVEVLVFLLPMSLGLIESVDPLLTRTLFWYFGHPVVYFWLMPAYFTWYTVLPKLSGGRLFSDPLARVVFILFLLLSTPVGFHHQYADPGVPEGFKFIAMTNTMFLLLPSFLTAFTVVASMEYGARQRGGTGYLGWLKSLPWGNPAFAGCALAGLMFAAGGFSGIVNAGMNINSLVHNTLWVPGHFHLTVGTASALTMMAISYWLYPQITGKRLQFYGVAQIQPYIWFIGMGLMSNAMHRAGLAGVPRRTAEPQYQQFDFAPLLGSMSEMRLQIAIGGSLLTLGALMFVFVMVGTWLAERGRGRLRVDSHLPEPISGASDSPRVLDNVKLWFLIAVVLVAIAYGFPIYSMVADGVFSPAAPPFPV, from the coding sequence ATGGCACATCCGCACAAGTCAGAGCGACCACAGACGTACGAGGCAGACGAGACTCAGCTGAAAGACCGCCTCGCCTTCATCGACCGGTACCCGAATGCCGCACGAATTACTCGGCTCTCACTCAGCGTCTCGTTTACCGCCCTCGCTATTGGTGCTATCCTGGGTATCATCCAGGCGCTGCATCGGACGAACGTCTTCCGCGGACTCATCAGCTCAGCTGACTACTACTCCGTGCTGACCGGACACGGCGTCCTGCTCGCGCTGTTTTTCACCATCTTCTTTCTGACGGGCATCTTCACCTGGGGGACCAGCAACAGCCTCGGCCGGAAACTCTCCTCGCCGCGGTTCTCGCTCGCCTGGTTCCTCCTGATGCTCTCGGGCGCGGTGATGACGTCGACGGCCATTTTTGGCGGTCTCGTCGGCCAGATACCCTTCTCGGCCGACGTCCTATATACGTTCTACGCGCCGCTGCAGGCCCACCCGCTGTTCTACGCGGGACTGGCGACCTGGCTCGCGGGGACGTGGCTCGCCGGCGTCGACTGGTTCCGGACGTACTACCAGTGGCGACAGGACAACCCGGGCGAGCGCATCCCGCTGCAGATGTTCATGATCATGACGACGATGCTGATGTGGTACATCGCCACGCTCGGCGTCGCCGTCGAGGTGCTGGTCTTTCTCCTGCCGATGTCGCTGGGGCTCATCGAGAGCGTCGATCCCCTGCTGACCAGGACGCTGTTCTGGTATTTCGGCCACCCAGTGGTGTACTTCTGGCTGATGCCGGCCTACTTCACGTGGTATACCGTCCTGCCGAAACTTTCGGGCGGTCGGCTGTTCAGCGACCCGCTGGCTCGTGTGGTCTTCATCCTCTTTCTCCTGCTGTCGACGCCTGTGGGCTTTCACCACCAGTACGCCGACCCCGGCGTGCCGGAAGGGTTCAAGTTCATCGCGATGACCAACACGATGTTCCTGTTGCTCCCGAGTTTCCTCACCGCCTTCACCGTCGTCGCGAGCATGGAGTACGGGGCCCGCCAGCGGGGCGGCACGGGGTATCTGGGCTGGCTGAAGTCGCTCCCGTGGGGGAACCCGGCGTTTGCCGGCTGTGCGCTCGCGGGCCTGATGTTCGCCGCCGGGGGCTTCTCGGGCATCGTCAACGCCGGGATGAACATCAACTCACTGGTCCACAACACGCTGTGGGTCCCGGGCCACTTCCATCTCACCGTCGGGACGGCAAGCGCCTTGACGATGATGGCCATCAGTTACTGGCTCTACCCGCAGATTACCGGCAAACGCCTGCAGTTCTACGGCGTCGCCCAGATACAGCCGTACATCTGGTTCATCGGCATGGGGCTGATGTCCAACGCGATGCACCGAGCGGGGCTGGCCGGTGTCCCCAGACGGACTGCGGAACCGCAATACCAGCAGTTCGACTTCGCGCCGCTGCTGGGGTCGATGTCGGAGATGCGTCTCCAGATCGCGATCGGTGGGTCGCTGCTGACGTTGGGTGCGCTCATGTTCGTGTTCGTGATGGTCGGAACGTGGCTAGCCGAGCGTGGGCGGGGTCGGTTGCGCGTCGACAGCCACCTTCCCGAACCCATCTCCGGAGCTTCGGACAGCCCACGGGTGCTGGACAACGTCAAACTCTGGTTCCTCATCGCCGTCGTGCTCGTCGCCATCGCCTATGGGTTCCCCATCTACTCGATGGTGGCCGATGGTGTATTCAGCCCCGCCGCGCCGCCGTTCCCGGTGTGA
- a CDS encoding PAS domain-containing sensor histidine kinase, whose amino-acid sequence MPQVNNALRYVQTQNTHQSRCKRPVKFEKILYVGTDFDYVSEIDNETPDTVTVDTAETAENVDSFPADGVNSVVVVDTTTVKRPAQLVQSLSDRLDETPVVAVVEPTTDPLVVFDVLMAGAVDYVERDATSGQPTQLFAYLQAMVGSDTYIDDEDMQRLFRRELETRRQTETRLATILDRIPHPMFYRDTDGVYLGCNTAFETFCGEPREEIIGSRTEELRSEQHAAVCEKHDDKVLETGEKQVLEATITLQGEERHVRTHKAPLSADRTGIEGIVGSIEDITEQRRQEQTLREQTENLEILNSVTRHDIRNDLQVVLGMAEVLRDHVDDDGIEYLETMVTKGHHAVDITRQARDLTETMLDSEFGTDRIPLKSTLETQIDEIRSTYSQAIVTVDGEIPSTAVVADGMLASVFRNILANGIQHNDSAVPQLRVWVQTTDEWVTVHIADNGPGVPDDRKDEIFGRGEKGLESSGTGLGLYLVDTLVDRYGGDVYVTDSDEGAEFVISLPRADH is encoded by the coding sequence TTGCCCCAAGTCAACAACGCGTTAAGATACGTACAAACACAAAATACCCACCAATCAAGGTGTAAGCGTCCTGTGAAATTTGAAAAGATACTCTACGTCGGTACCGATTTTGACTACGTGTCAGAAATAGATAACGAGACGCCAGACACAGTAACGGTCGATACCGCCGAGACAGCCGAGAACGTGGACTCATTTCCCGCGGATGGTGTCAACAGTGTCGTTGTTGTCGACACGACCACAGTCAAGCGTCCGGCCCAACTCGTACAGTCTCTTTCCGACCGACTGGACGAGACACCGGTGGTGGCAGTCGTCGAACCGACGACGGACCCGCTGGTCGTGTTCGATGTTCTGATGGCCGGGGCAGTCGATTACGTGGAACGCGATGCGACCAGCGGTCAACCGACACAATTGTTCGCCTATCTCCAGGCGATGGTGGGTTCAGATACGTATATTGACGACGAGGATATGCAGCGACTGTTCCGGCGGGAACTCGAAACCCGCCGTCAGACCGAGACGCGACTGGCAACAATCCTCGACCGCATCCCTCACCCGATGTTCTACCGGGACACGGACGGCGTCTATCTGGGGTGTAACACGGCGTTCGAGACATTCTGTGGTGAGCCGAGAGAGGAGATAATCGGGTCTCGGACTGAGGAATTGCGAAGCGAACAACACGCAGCGGTGTGTGAAAAACACGACGACAAAGTACTCGAGACGGGTGAAAAACAGGTGTTGGAGGCCACCATCACTCTGCAGGGGGAGGAGCGACATGTCCGCACTCACAAGGCGCCACTGAGCGCCGACCGGACGGGTATAGAGGGTATCGTGGGCAGCATCGAGGACATCACCGAACAACGAAGACAGGAACAGACCCTCCGGGAGCAGACGGAGAACCTCGAAATCCTGAACAGCGTCACGAGACACGACATCCGGAACGACCTCCAAGTAGTTCTCGGGATGGCGGAGGTGCTCCGTGACCACGTCGACGACGATGGGATAGAATATCTCGAGACGATGGTCACAAAAGGACACCATGCCGTCGATATCACTCGTCAGGCACGTGACCTCACGGAGACGATGCTCGACTCGGAGTTCGGTACGGATCGGATTCCACTCAAGTCAACCCTTGAAACCCAGATAGACGAGATACGTAGCACCTACTCACAGGCTATCGTCACTGTCGATGGAGAGATTCCGAGCACGGCAGTGGTCGCTGACGGCATGTTAGCGTCGGTCTTTCGGAACATCCTTGCCAACGGTATCCAGCACAACGACAGTGCAGTCCCACAGCTTCGCGTGTGGGTACAGACCACTGACGAATGGGTCACGGTCCACATCGCGGACAACGGACCGGGCGTTCCGGATGACCGGAAAGACGAGATATTCGGGCGCGGTGAGAAGGGACTAGAGAGTTCCGGCACTGGGCTGGGCCTGTATCTGGTCGATACACTCGTCGACCGGTACGGTGGCGACGTATACGTGACTGATAGTGACGAGGGTGCCGAGTTCGTTATCAGCCTCCCGCGGGCCGACCACTGA
- a CDS encoding FAD-dependent oxidoreductase — MRQRIVIVGGNAGGMSTATRLRRLDEDADIVVLEAGDYVSYASCGLPYHLDGTIPEDDLAVLTPEVVSSMFDLDVRTNHKATGLDTESRTVTVRSPDGRERLSYDSLVLATGAAPIEPPIDGLDEVETHSVRTIDDVTAIRERVEDDGVDRALVVGGGYIGLEVTETLHEAGLSVITAEMESQVMPRTLGPAMAAHVHNHVRDAGVDLRLDTIVSAFRPGEVTTVEFGDGETKNVDLVVLAAGVSPRTDLAEDADLDIHDSGAIRVGDQLRTSAPDVYALGDAAAVPAVGGEHAWVPLGGPANRQGRVLGTVLAGREDHLDPVYDTAVAKVFDLTVGAIGETEASIGDGEELEKVYVYPPNHAEYYPAAERFWLKLLFDPTDGTVLGAQSVGRDGVDKRIDVVATAMQNGATVSELAQLDLTYAPPYSSAKDPVNMAGMAAENVLEGLVDLIHCHDLDSEDRPLLDCRPPEMRTAEGHIPDALNVPLPALRDQTDELPNEVVTYCKMGQTSYAAGRVLEQHGIEAASLSGGYALYDGVQRDRAARADPPLIDDYD, encoded by the coding sequence ATGAGACAGCGCATAGTCATCGTCGGCGGGAACGCCGGCGGGATGAGCACCGCGACCCGCCTCAGGCGGTTGGACGAGGACGCGGACATCGTGGTCCTCGAGGCCGGCGACTACGTCTCTTACGCGAGTTGTGGCCTCCCGTATCATCTCGACGGGACGATCCCAGAAGACGACCTCGCCGTGCTCACGCCGGAGGTGGTCAGTTCGATGTTCGACCTCGATGTCCGGACGAATCACAAGGCTACCGGTCTCGACACCGAGTCCCGAACGGTGACGGTCCGCTCGCCGGACGGTCGGGAGCGCCTGTCCTACGACTCGCTCGTCTTGGCGACGGGTGCGGCACCCATCGAACCGCCGATAGACGGTCTCGACGAGGTCGAAACACACTCCGTCCGGACCATCGACGACGTGACAGCTATCAGAGAGCGGGTCGAGGACGACGGTGTCGACCGGGCACTCGTCGTCGGTGGCGGATACATCGGCCTGGAGGTGACGGAGACGCTCCATGAGGCAGGGCTGTCCGTGATCACCGCGGAGATGGAGTCACAGGTGATGCCCCGCACTCTCGGACCGGCGATGGCCGCCCACGTCCACAATCACGTTCGCGATGCCGGCGTCGACCTGCGGCTGGACACCATTGTCAGCGCGTTCCGGCCCGGAGAGGTGACGACGGTCGAGTTCGGCGACGGCGAGACGAAGAATGTCGACCTCGTCGTGCTGGCGGCCGGCGTCAGTCCGCGGACCGACCTCGCCGAGGATGCTGACCTCGACATCCACGACTCCGGGGCGATTCGTGTCGGCGATCAATTGCGCACGTCCGCGCCGGACGTGTACGCGCTCGGCGACGCAGCGGCGGTTCCGGCTGTCGGTGGCGAGCACGCGTGGGTTCCGCTGGGTGGTCCGGCCAACCGACAGGGTCGCGTGCTGGGCACCGTTCTCGCTGGGCGGGAAGACCACCTCGACCCGGTATACGACACCGCGGTCGCAAAGGTGTTCGACCTAACGGTGGGTGCCATCGGCGAGACCGAAGCGAGTATCGGTGACGGCGAGGAACTGGAGAAAGTGTATGTCTACCCGCCGAACCACGCGGAATACTACCCCGCCGCCGAGCGGTTCTGGCTGAAGCTTCTGTTCGACCCAACCGACGGGACTGTTCTGGGTGCCCAGAGCGTGGGTCGCGACGGCGTCGACAAACGAATCGACGTGGTAGCGACGGCGATGCAGAACGGGGCCACGGTGTCGGAGCTTGCACAGCTGGACCTTACGTACGCGCCGCCGTACTCCTCAGCCAAGGACCCGGTCAACATGGCCGGGATGGCCGCAGAGAACGTCTTAGAGGGACTCGTCGACCTCATACACTGTCACGATCTCGACAGCGAGGATCGGCCGCTACTCGATTGCCGCCCGCCGGAGATGCGCACAGCGGAGGGTCACATCCCCGACGCGCTGAATGTTCCACTGCCCGCTCTCCGGGACCAGACCGACGAACTGCCCAACGAGGTCGTCACCTACTGCAAGATGGGGCAGACATCCTACGCCGCCGGTCGCGTCCTCGAACAGCACGGTATCGAAGCGGCGAGCCTGAGCGGCGGCTACGCGCTCTACGACGGCGTCCAGCGCGACCGCGCGGCCCGGGCCGACCCGCCGCTGATCGACGACTACGATTGA
- a CDS encoding potassium channel family protein, whose amino-acid sequence MSRTQRFIVAGGGRVGKQTAENLSEQGHDVLLIESDEDRVEALADAYLGPVIHGDATRPSILEQADVADADAIAALTDEPGTNLAICMEAQQYAPSIRTIARARTGTEQEYDEVIDATLLPEYLGGDYAADMLVGEDVRTLVYPTAEIDIIEVTVAPSAPVAGRRLDEIALPEGSLLISTADRTELARADTVLEPGEGYVLAVKSTVADEVLNLMRG is encoded by the coding sequence ATGAGCCGGACACAGCGATTCATCGTTGCTGGTGGCGGCCGCGTCGGCAAACAGACCGCCGAAAACCTCTCCGAGCAGGGCCACGACGTCCTGCTCATAGAGTCCGACGAGGATCGCGTCGAGGCGTTGGCCGATGCGTATCTCGGGCCGGTCATCCACGGCGACGCCACGCGCCCGTCGATTCTCGAACAGGCCGACGTGGCCGATGCCGACGCCATCGCCGCACTCACCGACGAGCCGGGTACGAACCTCGCGATATGCATGGAGGCCCAGCAGTACGCCCCGTCGATTCGGACCATCGCGAGAGCGAGGACGGGGACCGAACAGGAATACGACGAGGTGATTGACGCGACGCTGCTACCCGAGTATCTCGGCGGCGACTACGCGGCGGATATGCTGGTCGGGGAGGACGTACGGACGCTCGTCTATCCGACTGCCGAGATCGATATCATCGAGGTCACCGTCGCGCCATCGGCACCCGTCGCAGGGCGACGGCTCGACGAAATCGCGCTTCCCGAGGGGAGTTTGCTTATCTCAACAGCGGACAGAACGGAACTGGCCAGAGCGGATACCGTGCTGGAACCCGGCGAGGGCTACGTTCTCGCTGTCAAGTCGACCGTCGCCGACGAGGTGCTGAATCTCATGCGCGGTTGA
- a CDS encoding cytochrome c oxidase subunit II, which yields MHVHRFERLWLVGALTLIVLFIGTVTYGAVGAGYGMVDATGGEVDQTNPTASDNFREPGVYNGSEPNHYDVYIEAVQFAFVPGTSEPIRLPANSTVTFHVTSGDVVHGFEVVGTNINTMAVPGQVATVTVEFDEPGEYGLVCNEYCGSGHHTMEGSLDVVPPAEFNESEVN from the coding sequence GTGCACGTCCACCGATTCGAACGGCTGTGGCTGGTCGGTGCGCTCACCCTCATCGTCCTCTTTATTGGAACGGTGACCTACGGCGCGGTCGGCGCCGGCTACGGGATGGTTGACGCGACCGGCGGGGAAGTCGACCAGACGAACCCGACGGCCTCGGACAACTTCCGAGAACCGGGCGTCTACAACGGTAGTGAACCGAACCACTACGACGTGTATATTGAGGCCGTCCAGTTCGCGTTCGTCCCGGGGACGAGCGAGCCTATCCGTCTTCCAGCCAACAGCACCGTCACCTTCCACGTGACCAGCGGCGACGTGGTTCACGGTTTCGAGGTCGTTGGGACGAACATCAACACGATGGCCGTCCCTGGACAGGTCGCAACGGTCACTGTCGAGTTCGATGAACCCGGCGAGTACGGTCTCGTCTGTAACGAGTACTGCGGGAGCGGGCATCACACGATGGAAGGGTCGCTGGATGTCGTCCCGCCCGCGGAGTTCAACGAGAGTGAGGTGAACTGA
- a CDS encoding DUF302 domain-containing protein, whose translation MSLPIDPQQFDPEEIGEVQTTLEMDHEAAVDHVREVFEDAGFGMTTEFSPSEMLNEKIDADRDPYYILGACNPAVAGRALDVSDGRIGALMPCNVVVWEEEPGIQKVYHISIMRIARLVGMAPDSEAMADILADTGELVDEAFDNL comes from the coding sequence ATGTCGCTACCTATCGACCCACAGCAGTTCGACCCGGAGGAAATCGGGGAAGTTCAGACGACGCTGGAGATGGACCACGAAGCGGCCGTCGACCACGTCCGCGAGGTGTTTGAGGACGCCGGCTTCGGGATGACGACGGAGTTCTCTCCCTCGGAGATGCTCAACGAGAAGATCGACGCCGACCGAGACCCATACTATATCCTGGGGGCGTGTAACCCGGCGGTCGCCGGCCGGGCGCTCGACGTCAGCGACGGGCGAATCGGGGCGCTGATGCCATGTAACGTCGTCGTCTGGGAGGAAGAACCGGGTATCCAGAAAGTGTACCACATCAGCATCATGCGTATCGCCCGTCTCGTCGGGATGGCTCCGGACAGCGAGGCGATGGCGGATATCCTGGCCGACACCGGCGAGCTAGTAGACGAAGCCTTCGACAACCTGTAA